The following coding sequences are from one Onychostoma macrolepis isolate SWU-2019 chromosome 24, ASM1243209v1, whole genome shotgun sequence window:
- the otos gene encoding otospiralin codes for MMKWSIVLGVFLLCFLANNLSGARSIPEGVPYERPPAVPYWSYSTSDFWNYVEYFRNIGAYDQINEMARTFFAHQHLGDTLGYEVAEQHEH; via the exons ATGATGAAGTGGAGTATTGTTTTGGGGGTTTTCTTGCTTTGTTTTCTTGCTAATAATCTCAGCG GTGCCAGATCCATTCCTGAAGGGG TGCCCTATGAACGGCCACCGGCTGTGCCCTACTGGTCATATTCCACCTCAGATTTCTGGAACTATGTGGAATACTTCCGCAACATTGGGGCCTACGACCAGATCAATGAAATGGCCAGAACATTCTTCGCCCATCAGCATCTGGGAGACACGCTGGGTTATGAAGTGGCAGAGCAACATGAACACTAA
- the cops9 gene encoding COP9 signalosome complex subunit 9, whose amino-acid sequence MKPAVDEMFPEGAGPYVDLDEAGGSTGLLMDLAANEKAVHSDFFNDFEDLFDDDDIQ is encoded by the exons ATGAAGCCAGCAGTTGATGAAATGTTTCCTGAGGGAGCTGGTCCATATGTGGACCTGGATGAG GCAGGGGGCAGCACTGGGCTGCTGATGGATCTGGCCGCCAATGAGAAGGCAGTACATTCAGACTTTTTCAACG ATTTTGAAGATCtgtttgatgatgatgatattcAGTGA